Proteins from a single region of Gordonia hongkongensis:
- a CDS encoding RNA polymerase-binding protein RbpA codes for MADRVLRGSRLGAVSYETDRDHDLAPRRIVQYRTDNGEIFDVPFADDAEVPSKWPCKNGMEGTILEGAEPEEKKTKPPRTHWDMLLERRSEEELEVLLNERLDLLKQRRKGITN; via the coding sequence ATGGCAGATCGAGTACTTCGGGGTAGCCGCCTCGGCGCGGTGAGCTACGAGACCGATCGTGACCACGACCTCGCGCCACGACGCATCGTCCAGTACCGCACCGACAACGGCGAGATCTTCGACGTGCCGTTCGCCGACGACGCGGAGGTCCCGTCGAAGTGGCCGTGCAAGAACGGCATGGAAGGCACCATCCTCGAGGGTGCCGAGCCCGAGGAGAAGAAGACCAAGCCGCCGCGTACGCACTGGGACATGCTGCTCGAGCGTCGCAGCGAGGAAGAGCTCGAAGTGCTGCTCAACGAGCGCCTCGACCTGCTCAAGCAGCGGCGCAAGGGCATCACCAACTGA
- the cobG gene encoding precorrin-3B synthase → MNQPARAATDRCPGVFDTHPAADGALARVRLPGGRIRPDQLETLARAAADHADGHLELTVRGNLQLRGITDVEAVAQAVVAAGLAPSSSHDKVRNIELSPLTGRIGGVADARPLSAALDDALRADPAAATLSGRFLFGIDDGRGDIAGRRPDACAVIRGGTPLAADVLIGGTAVGSATGTEAIVRALIAVAAGLGEVSPGAWRVRDLDDDSRRRLAELIASTLDPVIGADPDAAPVAAGEPIVGWFDQDDGAVLLGAVVELGRLPARLAEFIAAVQAPVVFTPDREILLCDLGEGVAETVVRVLAPMGLIFDAASPWAQVSCCVGAPGCSSAHAPVRDDLMARVQDGDPVEEREHWVGCARGCGSPAESHLSVQATPDGGYERRRR, encoded by the coding sequence ATGAACCAGCCAGCCCGGGCCGCCACCGACCGTTGCCCAGGGGTCTTCGACACGCACCCGGCGGCCGACGGCGCGCTGGCCCGTGTCCGCCTGCCGGGCGGACGGATCCGTCCGGACCAGCTGGAGACGCTCGCCCGGGCCGCCGCCGACCACGCCGACGGGCACCTGGAACTGACGGTGCGCGGCAACCTCCAGCTGCGCGGGATCACCGACGTCGAAGCCGTCGCGCAGGCCGTCGTCGCCGCCGGGCTCGCGCCGAGCAGCAGCCACGACAAGGTGCGCAACATCGAGCTCAGCCCCCTGACCGGTCGCATCGGCGGCGTCGCCGATGCGCGTCCGCTCTCCGCGGCCCTCGACGACGCCCTGCGGGCCGACCCGGCCGCGGCCACCCTGTCCGGCCGGTTCCTGTTCGGCATCGACGACGGGCGCGGTGACATCGCCGGACGACGACCCGATGCGTGCGCGGTGATCCGGGGCGGCACTCCCCTGGCCGCGGATGTGCTCATCGGCGGGACGGCCGTCGGATCGGCCACCGGTACGGAGGCGATCGTGCGCGCGCTCATCGCGGTGGCCGCGGGTCTGGGCGAGGTCTCGCCCGGCGCCTGGCGGGTCCGCGACCTCGACGACGACTCCCGGCGCCGGCTCGCGGAACTCATCGCCTCGACGCTGGATCCCGTCATCGGGGCCGACCCGGACGCGGCACCGGTCGCTGCGGGGGAACCAATCGTCGGCTGGTTCGACCAGGACGACGGCGCGGTGCTGCTCGGCGCGGTCGTCGAACTCGGACGCTTGCCGGCCCGGCTGGCGGAATTCATCGCGGCCGTGCAGGCGCCGGTCGTGTTCACCCCCGACCGCGAGATCCTCCTGTGCGACCTCGGCGAAGGGGTGGCCGAGACCGTCGTCCGCGTGCTCGCACCGATGGGTCTGATCTTCGACGCCGCTTCGCCATGGGCCCAGGTCAGCTGCTGCGTGGGAGCCCCGGGTTGCTCGTCCGCGCACGCGCCGGTCCGGGACGACCTGATGGCCCGAGTGCAGGACGGCGACCCCGTCGAGGAGCGCGAACACTGGGTGGGCTGCGCCCGTGGCTGCGGGTCGCCGGCCGAATCGCACCTGTCGGTGCAGGCCACGCCCGACGGCGGATACGAACGGCGGCGCCGTTAG
- a CDS encoding amidohydrolase, which translates to MATQLLLGGAVYSPAAPDATAMAVTDGIVVWVGTDDVGRALHPDAEVIDLAGHFVSPGFVDSHVHLTSTGLGLDGLTLNEASSRTHCLRLVEKAVAAESAHDEGDLIWGLGWDDSTWAGAEPDDGRFPTTTELDAVVGTRPVYLARIDEHSAVASTALRRLIPDLADAVGYHPEEPLVAEAHHLVRGAARLLVTAAHRERAQRRALDGAAAHGVVAVHENGGPDISGMDDFLALAELDHPVEIRRYWGQAVTDADHARELMSITRADALGGDLFIDGAIGSHTAWLSEPYTDDPHTSGISYLDPDQIRDHLRACTIAGIQAGFHVIGDAATGVVVGALAELADELGTPALARCAHRLEHAEMVTAAGAEVLARCGVIASMQPLFDAEWGGPGDLYDARLGASRAATLNDFAMLAKTGVALSFSSDAPVTAIDPWSTIRAAVHHHQPTNAISARGAFAATTRGGWRAGGVNDGVTGTLTPGAPASYAVWEVDELVVAGSHEKVQRWSTDPRSRVPALPDVSPGAALPRCVRTVHRGRTLYDRDAG; encoded by the coding sequence GTGGCAACCCAACTGCTTCTCGGCGGCGCCGTGTACTCGCCGGCCGCCCCCGACGCGACCGCGATGGCCGTGACCGACGGAATCGTCGTCTGGGTCGGGACCGACGACGTCGGCCGCGCACTCCATCCCGACGCCGAGGTCATCGACCTCGCCGGACACTTCGTCAGTCCCGGGTTCGTCGACTCCCACGTCCACCTGACGTCCACCGGGCTCGGACTCGACGGCCTCACCCTGAACGAGGCGTCGAGCCGCACGCACTGCCTGCGGCTGGTGGAGAAGGCCGTGGCCGCCGAATCCGCCCATGACGAAGGCGACCTCATCTGGGGTCTCGGCTGGGACGACTCGACGTGGGCGGGCGCCGAACCCGACGACGGTCGTTTCCCGACGACCACCGAGCTCGACGCCGTCGTCGGGACCAGGCCGGTGTACCTCGCCCGGATCGACGAGCACTCCGCGGTGGCGTCCACCGCGCTGCGACGCCTGATCCCGGACCTGGCCGACGCCGTCGGGTATCACCCGGAGGAGCCGCTGGTCGCCGAGGCCCACCACCTCGTCCGCGGCGCGGCCCGCCTGCTGGTCACCGCGGCGCATCGCGAACGCGCACAACGCCGCGCGCTCGACGGGGCCGCCGCCCACGGGGTGGTGGCCGTGCACGAGAACGGCGGACCGGACATCAGCGGCATGGACGACTTCCTCGCGCTCGCCGAACTCGACCATCCCGTCGAGATCCGGCGCTACTGGGGCCAGGCCGTCACCGACGCCGACCACGCCCGCGAACTGATGTCGATCACCCGGGCCGATGCCCTGGGCGGTGACCTGTTCATCGACGGTGCCATCGGCTCCCACACCGCGTGGCTCTCGGAGCCATACACCGACGATCCGCACACCAGCGGTATCAGCTACCTCGACCCCGACCAGATCCGCGATCACCTGCGCGCCTGCACGATCGCGGGCATCCAGGCGGGCTTCCACGTCATCGGCGATGCCGCGACCGGTGTGGTCGTCGGCGCACTCGCCGAACTCGCCGACGAACTCGGCACGCCCGCGCTCGCACGCTGTGCGCACCGGCTCGAACACGCCGAGATGGTCACCGCCGCCGGCGCCGAGGTCCTCGCCCGCTGCGGCGTCATCGCCAGCATGCAACCGTTGTTCGACGCCGAATGGGGCGGTCCGGGCGACCTGTACGACGCCCGTCTCGGGGCGAGCCGTGCGGCCACCCTCAACGACTTCGCGATGCTGGCCAAAACCGGTGTCGCGCTGTCGTTCTCGTCAGACGCACCGGTGACGGCCATCGACCCGTGGTCGACCATCCGGGCCGCCGTGCACCATCATCAGCCGACCAATGCGATCTCGGCGCGCGGCGCGTTCGCCGCGACGACCCGCGGCGGCTGGCGGGCCGGGGGAGTCAACGACGGTGTCACCGGGACCCTGACGCCCGGCGCCCCGGCGAGTTACGCGGTGTGGGAGGTCGACGAGCTCGTCGTCGCCGGATCCCACGAGAAGGTCCAGCGGTGGTCGACCGATCCGCGGTCGCGGGTGCCCGCGCTGCCGGACGTCTCACCGGGGGCCGCGCTGCCGCGCTGCGTGCGCACCGTGCATCGCGGCCGGACCCTGTACGACCGGGACGCCGGGTGA
- the lnt gene encoding apolipoprotein N-acyltransferase, with amino-acid sequence MSPPRVSRSRISASWLARTGTAAAAGLAMWAAFPPRNWWFLAVLGLGLLFAALFVGSPRVRTGGWIGFVFGLAFFVPLLPWIGVYVGPLPWLALAAVLAVYLALFGAIATLTMRLPVPPVWFTLSWVLVEGLRSAFPFGGFPWGRTAFSQVDGPLLPLASVLGAPGLSAGVALFGSAVAWLLVILTRAYRRTTTVSDPEHADGPGPSTERSSGVVRIATAAVAIALLAPIAAIAATPASLDRNIATSSARIGAIQGNVPRLGLDFNAQRRAVLDNHVRTTMSYGRAIDTGQTEQPDFVLWPENASDISPLDNEDAAAGITAASEAVDAPILVGTLIRNPDGRPTNSVLVWDGAQGPVDRYDKHIVQPFGEYLPWRPFFRLFSSYADMAGDFRPGTGPTVVDVPGRSGTVTVGVATCWEVAFDRAARQSVRDGAQMLFVPTNNATFGRTEMTYQQLAMSQVRAVEHGRSVVVAATSGVSAVIEPDGSISQQSGIFTADVLTGRLPLHEDMTLATRLGPWPEVIAIIAAVAGLLFALRSRTRFSLRPRRVAARATGDTKELDGIGD; translated from the coding sequence GTGAGTCCCCCGCGGGTCTCCCGATCCCGGATCTCAGCGTCCTGGCTCGCACGTACCGGGACCGCCGCCGCCGCGGGCTTGGCGATGTGGGCCGCGTTCCCACCGCGCAACTGGTGGTTCCTCGCGGTCCTCGGCCTCGGCCTGCTGTTCGCCGCACTCTTCGTCGGGTCGCCCCGGGTGCGCACCGGCGGGTGGATCGGCTTCGTCTTCGGGCTGGCGTTCTTCGTGCCGCTGTTGCCGTGGATCGGCGTCTACGTCGGTCCGCTCCCGTGGCTCGCCCTGGCCGCGGTGCTCGCCGTCTACCTCGCGCTGTTCGGCGCGATCGCCACCCTGACGATGCGCCTTCCGGTGCCCCCGGTGTGGTTCACGTTGTCGTGGGTGCTCGTCGAAGGGCTCCGGTCCGCCTTCCCGTTCGGCGGGTTCCCCTGGGGGAGAACCGCATTCAGTCAGGTCGACGGACCGCTGCTGCCGCTGGCCTCGGTGCTCGGCGCACCCGGGCTGTCGGCCGGTGTCGCGCTCTTCGGCTCCGCCGTCGCCTGGCTGCTCGTGATCCTCACCCGGGCGTACCGGCGCACGACGACCGTCTCCGACCCCGAGCACGCCGACGGTCCGGGACCGTCCACCGAACGTTCCTCGGGCGTGGTGCGCATCGCGACCGCCGCAGTGGCCATCGCGCTGCTCGCACCGATCGCCGCCATCGCGGCGACCCCCGCCAGCCTCGACCGCAACATCGCGACGTCCTCGGCCCGGATCGGTGCCATCCAGGGCAATGTCCCGCGACTGGGTCTGGATTTCAACGCCCAGCGGCGCGCTGTCCTCGACAATCACGTCCGCACGACGATGTCCTACGGCCGGGCGATCGACACCGGGCAGACCGAGCAGCCCGACTTCGTCCTCTGGCCGGAGAACGCCTCGGACATCTCGCCGCTGGACAACGAAGACGCGGCCGCCGGCATCACCGCAGCCTCCGAGGCCGTCGACGCGCCGATCCTGGTCGGCACGCTCATCCGCAACCCCGATGGCCGACCCACCAATTCGGTCCTGGTCTGGGACGGCGCGCAGGGCCCGGTCGACCGCTACGACAAGCACATCGTCCAGCCGTTCGGCGAATACCTCCCGTGGCGGCCGTTCTTCCGCCTCTTCTCGTCGTATGCGGACATGGCCGGAGACTTCCGCCCCGGCACCGGACCCACCGTGGTCGATGTGCCCGGTCGCTCGGGGACGGTGACCGTCGGTGTCGCGACCTGCTGGGAGGTCGCCTTCGACCGGGCCGCTCGGCAATCCGTCCGGGACGGCGCGCAGATGCTGTTCGTGCCCACCAACAACGCGACCTTCGGCCGGACCGAGATGACGTACCAGCAGTTGGCCATGTCACAGGTCCGGGCCGTCGAACACGGGCGGTCCGTGGTCGTCGCGGCCACCAGTGGGGTGAGCGCCGTCATCGAGCCGGACGGATCCATCAGCCAGCAGTCCGGCATATTCACCGCGGACGTGCTGACCGGGCGTCTGCCACTCCATGAGGACATGACCCTCGCGACCCGCCTGGGCCCCTGGCCGGAGGTGATCGCGATCATCGCGGCGGTGGCCGGGCTTTTGTTTGCGCTGCGCTCGCGTACTAGGTTCTCACTCAGGCCACGCAGGGTCGCCGCACGGGCGACCGGTGACACGAAGGAGCTCGATGGCATCGGGGATTGA
- the cobN gene encoding cobaltochelatase subunit CobN yields MILLLSTSDTDLLTASAADEGSASPDASVSYRGANPSRILIEDIPRLAADADLIVVRILGGVRAWEDGLAAVEATGKPLVVCSGEQQPDPDLMAHSTVPSGVAAQAHDYLAAGGVANLVNLHHFLSDTVLLTGNGFELPQQTPAWGVLERSPAAEPSLLPEFRGAHAEASMLPEVRGAQAAGPSERRRSASRSTSHEGPDAPTIAVLYYRAQHLAGNTRYIAALCDAIEDRGARALPIFCASLRTAPDDLLELLGTADALVVTVLAAGGATPATASAGGDDEAWNIERLAALDIPILQGLCLTGSRADWEDSDDGLSPLDVATQVAVPEFDGRIITVPFSFKEFDDDGLPWYQPDLERCARVAGIATAHARLRRTPAADKRIAVMLSAYPTKHARIGNAVGLDTPRSLLRLLAAMRDAGYDIGPESGPDAIPGLADDDSDALIHQIIATGGQDADWLTEETLAANPIRLSARDYRSWFDTLPEGLRSAVIEHWGPAPGDLFVDRTRNPVGDIVIAALTFGNIAIMVQPPRGFGENPVAIYHDPDLPPSHHYLASYRWIAAHDTGFGADAIVHVGKHGNLEWLPGKNLGMSADCGTDAALGDLPLVYPFLVNDPGEGTQAKRRAHAVLVDHLIPPMARAESYGDIARLEQLLDEHANISALDPAKLPAIRQQIWTLLTAAKMDSDLGLTERPDEEVFDDMLLHVDGWLCEIKDVQIRDGLHVLGEPPRDDAEVDLVLAMLRARQLWGGTSALPGLREALGLVEDGSAERGSVDAVEAQARELVAACAKDDWSTEAVAAATAGLPSAVGDVLTFAATEVVPRLRQTTGEVPRVLHALDGGFIPAGPSGSPLRGLINVLPTGRNFYSVDPKAVPSRLAWETGRAMADSLLERYLTDHGEYPASVGLSVWGTSAMRTSGDDVAEVLALLGVMPVWDEMSRRVSSLELIGLEELGRPRIDVAVRISGFFRDAFPHVVTMLDDAVALAAAADDESDEQNFVAAHVRAAMSEHGDRRRAVTRVFGSKPGTYGAGILQLIDSRDWRSDEDLARVYTEWGGYAYGRDLDGVPAVDDMRAAYKRIAVAAKNTDTREHDIADSDDYFQYHGGMVATVRALTGSSPEAYIGDSTRPDSVRTRTLSEETSRVFRARVVNPRWISAMQRHGYKGAFEMAATVDYLFGYDATTDVVADWMYEKLTESYVLDETNQQFMQQSNPWALHGIAERLLEAVERDMWREPPAELLDALRTVYLQTEGDIEGRGEDASAG; encoded by the coding sequence ATGATCCTGCTGCTCTCGACCTCGGACACCGATCTGCTCACGGCCTCGGCGGCCGACGAGGGCAGCGCGTCGCCCGATGCGTCGGTGTCCTACCGCGGCGCGAATCCCTCTCGCATCCTGATCGAGGACATCCCGCGCCTGGCCGCCGACGCCGACCTCATCGTCGTGCGCATCCTGGGCGGTGTACGCGCCTGGGAGGACGGGCTGGCTGCGGTCGAGGCGACCGGCAAGCCGCTCGTCGTGTGTTCCGGTGAGCAGCAGCCCGACCCCGATCTGATGGCGCACTCGACGGTGCCCTCCGGCGTCGCCGCCCAGGCCCACGACTATCTCGCCGCGGGCGGTGTCGCCAACCTCGTGAACCTGCACCACTTCCTGTCCGACACCGTCCTGCTGACCGGCAACGGTTTCGAACTCCCGCAGCAGACGCCCGCGTGGGGCGTGCTCGAACGTTCTCCGGCCGCCGAGCCGTCTCTGCTCCCTGAGTTTCGAGGAGCACACGCTGAGGCTTCCATGCTCCCTGAGGTGCGAGGAGCGCAAGCCGCCGGGCCGAGCGAGCGACGAAGGAGCGCGTCGAGGTCGACGAGCCACGAAGGGCCCGACGCCCCCACCATCGCGGTCCTTTACTACCGCGCCCAGCACCTGGCGGGCAACACGCGGTACATCGCCGCGCTGTGCGATGCGATCGAGGACCGCGGGGCCCGCGCGCTGCCGATCTTCTGCGCGTCGCTGCGGACCGCCCCCGACGACCTGCTCGAGCTGCTCGGTACCGCCGACGCCCTCGTGGTCACGGTGCTGGCCGCCGGTGGCGCCACCCCGGCCACCGCTTCGGCCGGCGGCGACGACGAGGCGTGGAACATCGAACGGCTGGCCGCCCTCGACATCCCGATCCTGCAGGGTCTCTGCCTCACCGGGTCCCGCGCGGACTGGGAGGACAGTGATGACGGCCTGTCGCCACTCGACGTCGCCACCCAGGTGGCGGTGCCCGAGTTCGACGGCCGCATCATCACCGTGCCGTTCTCCTTCAAGGAGTTCGACGACGACGGATTGCCGTGGTACCAGCCGGATCTCGAGCGCTGCGCACGGGTGGCGGGGATCGCCACCGCGCACGCCCGGTTGCGTCGGACCCCGGCCGCCGACAAGCGGATCGCGGTCATGTTGTCGGCCTACCCGACGAAGCACGCGCGGATCGGCAACGCCGTCGGTCTCGACACCCCGCGCAGCCTGCTGCGCCTGCTCGCCGCGATGCGCGACGCCGGCTACGACATCGGCCCGGAGTCCGGTCCGGACGCGATTCCCGGTCTCGCCGACGATGATTCGGATGCGCTGATCCACCAGATCATCGCCACCGGCGGTCAGGATGCGGATTGGCTCACCGAGGAGACCCTCGCCGCCAACCCGATCCGCCTGTCGGCGCGCGACTACCGGTCGTGGTTCGACACCCTGCCCGAGGGGCTTCGCTCGGCGGTCATCGAACACTGGGGTCCCGCACCGGGCGACCTGTTCGTCGACCGCACGCGCAACCCGGTTGGCGACATCGTCATCGCCGCACTGACCTTCGGCAACATCGCGATCATGGTGCAGCCGCCGCGCGGGTTCGGCGAGAACCCGGTCGCGATCTACCACGATCCGGATCTGCCGCCGTCGCACCACTATCTGGCCTCGTACCGGTGGATCGCGGCGCACGACACCGGCTTCGGCGCCGACGCCATCGTGCACGTCGGCAAACACGGCAACCTCGAGTGGCTGCCCGGCAAGAACCTCGGCATGTCGGCGGACTGCGGGACCGACGCCGCCCTCGGCGACCTCCCGCTCGTCTACCCGTTCCTGGTGAACGACCCGGGCGAGGGGACGCAGGCCAAGCGCCGCGCTCATGCGGTTCTCGTCGACCATCTGATCCCGCCGATGGCACGCGCCGAGTCCTACGGCGACATCGCCCGGCTGGAACAGCTTCTCGACGAGCACGCCAACATCTCCGCACTCGACCCGGCGAAGCTGCCCGCGATCCGCCAGCAGATCTGGACACTGCTGACCGCGGCGAAGATGGACTCCGATCTCGGGCTCACCGAACGGCCCGACGAAGAGGTCTTCGACGACATGCTGCTGCACGTCGACGGGTGGCTGTGCGAGATCAAGGACGTGCAGATCCGTGACGGGCTGCACGTGCTCGGCGAGCCCCCGCGCGACGACGCCGAGGTCGACCTCGTCCTCGCCATGCTGCGCGCACGCCAGCTCTGGGGTGGCACGTCGGCCCTGCCCGGCCTGCGCGAGGCCCTCGGACTCGTCGAAGACGGCTCGGCCGAACGCGGTTCCGTCGACGCCGTCGAGGCGCAGGCCCGCGAACTCGTCGCCGCCTGCGCGAAGGACGACTGGTCGACCGAAGCAGTTGCCGCGGCCACCGCGGGACTGCCCAGCGCGGTCGGGGATGTTCTCACCTTCGCGGCGACCGAGGTCGTCCCGCGCCTGCGTCAGACGACCGGCGAGGTCCCGCGGGTGCTGCACGCCTTGGACGGCGGGTTCATCCCGGCCGGACCCAGCGGGTCACCGCTGCGCGGGCTGATCAACGTGCTGCCGACCGGACGCAACTTCTACTCGGTCGACCCGAAGGCCGTGCCCTCACGGCTGGCGTGGGAGACCGGCCGCGCGATGGCCGACTCCCTTCTCGAGCGTTATCTGACCGACCACGGCGAATACCCGGCGTCGGTGGGGCTGTCGGTGTGGGGGACCAGCGCCATGCGCACCTCGGGTGACGACGTCGCCGAGGTGCTCGCGCTGCTCGGGGTCATGCCGGTGTGGGACGAGATGTCGCGGCGGGTCTCCTCGCTCGAGCTCATCGGCCTCGAGGAACTCGGACGTCCCCGCATCGATGTCGCCGTCCGCATCTCTGGCTTCTTCCGGGATGCCTTCCCGCACGTCGTCACCATGCTCGACGACGCGGTCGCGCTCGCCGCGGCCGCTGACGACGAGTCCGACGAGCAGAACTTCGTCGCGGCACACGTGCGCGCCGCGATGTCCGAGCACGGCGACCGGCGTCGGGCCGTGACACGTGTCTTCGGTTCCAAGCCCGGCACCTACGGCGCCGGCATCCTGCAACTCATCGACTCACGGGACTGGCGCAGCGATGAGGACCTGGCCCGCGTCTACACCGAGTGGGGCGGTTACGCCTACGGACGCGACCTCGACGGGGTGCCCGCGGTCGACGACATGCGCGCCGCGTACAAGCGGATCGCCGTGGCGGCCAAGAACACCGACACCCGCGAACACGACATCGCCGACTCCGATGACTACTTCCAGTACCACGGCGGCATGGTCGCGACCGTTCGCGCTTTGACTGGTTCCTCGCCGGAGGCCTACATCGGCGACAGCACCCGCCCCGACTCCGTCCGCACCCGCACGCTGTCGGAGGAGACCAGCCGGGTGTTCCGCGCCCGCGTCGTCAACCCGCGCTGGATCTCGGCCATGCAGCGCCACGGATACAAGGGGGCCTTCGAGATGGCTGCCACCGTCGACTATCTCTTCGGTTACGACGCCACCACCGACGTCGTCGCCGACTGGATGTACGAGAAACTCACCGAGTCCTATGTCCTCGACGAGACGAACCAGCAGTTCATGCAGCAGTCCAACCCCTGGGCGTTGCACGGCATCGCCGAACGTCTCCTCGAGGCCGTCGAACGCGACATGTGGCGCGAACCGCCGGCCGAGCTCCTCGACGCCCTGCGCACCGTCTACCTCCAGACCGAGGGCGACATCGAGGGCCGCGGCGAGGACGCCTCTGCCGGCTGA
- a CDS encoding FxsA family protein has protein sequence MALRWFAAYAVLEIAAFVAMVMTLGFGWAVLISLAAVVLGFVVLRWQGGKVFDELRRASRNEVDARAPLADTALVAVSTILLVVPGVVSTVAGTLLLFPPTRRVMRPAVAAVGARRVATAMDRAGMYATGVYGAGRGATVVEGSVVESDTPEPGSSSSPYGTRGLPQGH, from the coding sequence ATGGCTCTCCGCTGGTTCGCGGCCTACGCCGTGCTGGAGATCGCCGCGTTCGTCGCGATGGTCATGACCCTCGGATTCGGCTGGGCGGTGCTCATCAGCCTCGCCGCCGTGGTCCTCGGATTCGTCGTCCTGCGCTGGCAGGGCGGCAAGGTCTTCGACGAGCTGCGCCGCGCGTCGAGAAACGAGGTCGACGCCCGCGCCCCGCTGGCCGACACCGCGCTCGTCGCCGTGTCGACCATCCTTTTGGTTGTCCCGGGCGTCGTGTCGACCGTGGCCGGGACCCTGCTGCTGTTCCCGCCGACCCGTCGGGTGATGCGTCCGGCCGTCGCCGCGGTGGGTGCCCGCCGTGTGGCGACCGCGATGGACCGGGCCGGGATGTATGCCACCGGTGTCTACGGCGCCGGACGTGGCGCGACCGTCGTCGAGGGTTCCGTCGTGGAATCCGACACGCCCGAGCCGGGATCTTCGTCGTCCCCGTACGGCACCCGAGGTCTGCCGCAGGGCCACTGA
- a CDS encoding polyprenol monophosphomannose synthase, which produces MASGIDATAGQRRPDDAPQRVVGADGTGALVVVPTFNERDNLPLIIGRLQDVLPGVHVLVVDDSSPDGTGDVADDLARADAATRVHVMHRVDKDGLGKAYLAGFAWGLNRDYAVIVEMDADGSHAPEQLHRLFDAVNDGADLVIGSRYVPGGKLVNWPKRREFLSRGANTYARLALGAGVHDITAGFRAYRRIVLEKIQLDTVESAGYCFQIDLAWRTVRAGFDVREVPITFTEREIGVSKMSGGVMSEAFTMVARWGVQSRLERWGLVRTR; this is translated from the coding sequence ATGGCATCGGGGATTGACGCCACGGCAGGGCAGCGGCGGCCCGACGACGCGCCGCAACGCGTGGTCGGCGCCGACGGCACGGGCGCGCTCGTCGTCGTGCCGACGTTCAACGAACGCGACAACCTGCCGCTCATCATCGGACGTCTGCAGGACGTGCTGCCGGGAGTGCATGTCCTCGTGGTCGACGACTCGAGCCCGGACGGCACGGGTGACGTCGCCGACGACCTCGCCCGCGCCGACGCGGCGACCCGGGTCCATGTCATGCACCGCGTCGACAAAGACGGCCTGGGCAAGGCGTACCTCGCCGGCTTCGCGTGGGGACTCAACCGCGACTATGCGGTCATCGTCGAGATGGACGCGGACGGCAGCCACGCGCCTGAGCAGCTGCACCGCCTGTTCGACGCCGTCAACGACGGCGCGGATCTCGTGATCGGGTCCCGTTATGTCCCGGGCGGCAAGCTGGTGAACTGGCCCAAGCGCCGGGAGTTCCTCTCCCGCGGTGCCAACACCTACGCACGTCTGGCCCTCGGTGCGGGCGTCCACGACATCACCGCCGGGTTCCGCGCCTATCGCCGCATCGTGCTGGAGAAGATCCAGCTCGACACCGTCGAGTCCGCGGGTTATTGCTTCCAGATCGACCTGGCGTGGCGCACGGTGCGTGCCGGCTTCGACGTCCGGGAGGTGCCGATCACCTTCACCGAACGTGAGATAGGGGTGTCCAAGATGAGCGGCGGCGTGATGTCCGAGGCGTTCACGATGGTCGCCCGCTGGGGAGTCCAGAGCCGCCTCGAGCGCTGGGGACTCGTCCGGACGCGATGA